In a single window of the bacterium genome:
- a CDS encoding AAA family ATPase, producing MAKVIAVAGKGGVGKTTIAGFIVRFLKEQNCVPILAVDADPSMNLNITLGVDVHRTIGEIREEARPEIGKRPAYMSLAEYFELEVNLALVESNSFDLLTIGRPEGKGCYCSANSNLRDMLKKITSNYKYVVIDNEAGMEHISRQTDDKVDVMLIISDSSPKGLIAAIRTNELIRKLENEVKHTFFIINREAKDLPSNFIKEIENHKLPFAGSIHFDPSISEYETVGKSVFDLPDDSILYRDIKDILQRINEVCHFW from the coding sequence ATGGCTAAAGTTATTGCTGTTGCGGGTAAAGGCGGTGTCGGAAAGACAACTATTGCCGGCTTTATAGTCAGATTTCTTAAAGAGCAAAATTGTGTCCCTATTCTGGCTGTTGATGCCGACCCATCAATGAATTTGAATATTACTCTTGGCGTAGATGTTCATCGCACCATTGGTGAAATCCGAGAAGAGGCACGACCAGAAATAGGAAAAAGACCTGCTTATATGAGTCTGGCAGAGTATTTTGAACTGGAAGTCAATCTAGCTCTGGTGGAAAGTAATTCCTTTGATTTGTTGACAATAGGCCGCCCTGAGGGAAAAGGATGTTATTGTTCCGCAAATAGTAATTTAAGAGATATGCTGAAAAAAATTACCTCAAATTATAAATATGTTGTCATTGACAATGAAGCCGGGATGGAACATATCAGCCGACAAACAGATGATAAGGTAGATGTGATGTTGATTATCTCAGACTCATCCCCAAAAGGATTAATCGCCGCAATTAGAACAAATGAATTGATTAGAAAACTTGAAAACGAGGTTAAGCATACATTCTTTATCATTAATCGAGAGGCAAAAGACCTTCCGTCTAACTTCATTAAAGAGATTGAAAATCATAAACTCCCCTTTGCCGGCAGTATTCATTTTGACCCTTCCATTTCTGAATATGAAACTGTTGGCAAATCAGTCTTTGACCTCCCAGATGATTCCATCCTCTATCGGGACATAAAAGATATTCTTCAAAGAATAAATGAAGTCTGTCACTTCTGGTAA
- the cbpB gene encoding peptide-modifying radical SAM enzyme CbpB, with amino-acid sequence MVSSRGIYFNTGDGISLQPIDIKHKDYLGLVSADTAFWILVKKSQLVKVLTNISSLQEYRKKQQSFLKEMEALRFGLKPSAVYFNLTDRCNLNCSYCYIPERLRKNGKQMSAERVLRALEILKAHFKDQKAQIVFHGAEPLLNKKALFLAIDRFGDDFHFGIQTNATLLGKEEIDWLTSRQISIGLSLDGHTAQVADRLRKTWDGRGVFQNVIKAINHLKGYENYSVICTVTKENMSSLTKIVEFLHNLEVPVCMLNPVRCTLPDARKSKPTDFDLAKDYLKALDKTYQLYKKTGRRLVVANFANVLVAIIAPTGRRLMCDISPCGGGRCFFAISSNGDLFPCSEFIGLKEFKGGNLFQNDINKVLTSKPFKLVTERKIEGINPCSRCAIRHFCGSPCPAEAYEMNGAMETRGAFCELYEEQVRYAMRLIADGKEDAYLWDGWDKGTVTSLNITSV; translated from the coding sequence ATGGTAAGTTCGCGAGGAATTTATTTTAATACAGGTGATGGAATTTCACTTCAGCCCATAGATATTAAACATAAAGATTATCTCGGATTGGTATCTGCGGATACGGCCTTCTGGATATTAGTTAAGAAAAGTCAATTGGTTAAGGTTCTGACTAACATATCTTCTTTGCAGGAATACCGTAAAAAACAACAATCTTTTCTTAAAGAAATGGAGGCTTTGAGGTTTGGGTTGAAACCTTCTGCAGTTTATTTTAATCTAACTGACCGCTGTAATTTGAATTGTTCGTATTGTTACATCCCGGAAAGATTACGGAAGAATGGCAAACAAATGTCTGCGGAGAGAGTCTTGCGTGCACTTGAAATCTTAAAGGCTCATTTTAAAGACCAGAAGGCACAAATTGTCTTTCACGGTGCTGAACCACTGCTTAATAAAAAAGCACTATTTTTGGCTATTGATAGATTTGGAGATGATTTTCACTTTGGTATCCAGACTAACGCTACATTGCTGGGAAAGGAAGAAATAGACTGGTTGACTTCAAGACAGATAAGTATTGGGCTTTCTCTTGATGGCCACACAGCACAGGTGGCTGACAGATTGCGTAAAACATGGGATGGACGAGGTGTTTTTCAAAATGTCATCAAGGCAATAAATCATCTTAAAGGTTATGAAAATTATTCGGTCATCTGCACTGTAACAAAGGAAAATATGTCCTCACTGACCAAAATAGTTGAATTTTTACATAATCTGGAAGTTCCAGTTTGTATGCTAAACCCGGTGCGCTGCACCCTACCAGATGCCCGCAAGTCTAAACCCACAGATTTTGACTTAGCAAAGGATTATCTCAAGGCATTAGACAAAACATATCAACTTTATAAAAAGACTGGCAGACGGCTTGTGGTCGCAAACTTCGCTAATGTCCTGGTAGCAATTATTGCTCCAACTGGTCGAAGGTTGATGTGCGATATTTCACCCTGTGGCGGAGGAAGATGCTTTTTTGCCATTTCAAGTAACGGCGATTTATTTCCTTGTAGTGAGTTTATTGGGTTAAAGGAATTTAAAGGTGGTAATCTTTTTCAAAACGATATTAATAAAGTCCTGACATCAAAACCATTTAAACTTGTTACCGAGCGAAAGATTGAAGGCATTAATCCCTGTTCTCGCTGTGCCATAAGACATTTTTGCGGCTCACCCTGTCCGGCAGAGGCTTATGAGATGAATGGAGCGATGGAAACTCGAGGTGCATTCTGTGAACTTTATGAGGAACAGGTGCGTTATGCCATGCGTTTGATTGCAGATGGCAAAGAGGATGCCTATCTCTGGGATGGCTGGGATAAAGGAACAGTGACCAGTTTGAATATAACCAGTGTGTAA
- a CDS encoding cobyric acid synthase, whose product MKKAKTIQICGTGSAVGKSVLVAGLCRIFLQEGFKVAPFKAQNMALNSAVTQDGLEIGRAQAMQAQACGLKPTVDMNPVLLKPTSNVDSQVIIYGKPIGNMSAFQYYNYKSKIFPQVKESLNRLRQEFDIVVIEGAGSPAEINLKKYDIVNMRIARLIKSPVLLVGDIDRGGIFAWLLGTLQLLSESEKKLVKGFIINKFRGNKALLKNGLRFLEKESGKKVVGVVPYYDDIKLPQEDSLFFDQPKKSRVKEDAIKIVVVRLPHISNFTDFDVFEQEEVDFEYSVDINDIKKADCIILPGSKNTCDDLEFLYEKGIVEVIKQKAEQGCVIVGICGGYQMLGNNIRDTFGVEGKKSVQGLGLLDMETQFNKEKNTYLVQAKDLTRNLLINGYEIHHGLTKINGSYLFLIIKRGDKKVHIKDGAVNYAGNVWGTYIHGLFDNHLFRHNFLNELRKKRGLPIKQVMGEFSQDKEYDKLADLLRENLEMEFIKEIIGVYNG is encoded by the coding sequence ATGAAAAAGGCAAAAACCATTCAAATTTGTGGAACGGGCTCAGCTGTGGGTAAGAGTGTCCTGGTAGCAGGGTTGTGCCGAATCTTTCTTCAGGAAGGATTTAAGGTAGCACCTTTTAAGGCACAAAATATGGCACTTAATTCCGCTGTTACTCAAGATGGTCTGGAAATCGGTCGGGCTCAGGCAATGCAGGCACAAGCCTGTGGATTAAAACCTACGGTTGATATGAATCCTGTATTACTTAAGCCGACCAGTAATGTTGACTCCCAGGTTATTATTTATGGCAAACCAATCGGAAATATGTCCGCATTCCAATATTACAACTACAAATCAAAGATATTTCCTCAGGTCAAAGAATCTCTGAATAGATTAAGACAGGAATTTGACATTGTGGTCATAGAGGGTGCAGGGTCACCCGCAGAGATTAATCTAAAAAAATACGATATTGTCAATATGCGGATTGCTCGCTTAATAAAATCGCCGGTATTGTTAGTCGGCGATATTGACCGAGGTGGTATTTTTGCCTGGTTATTGGGCACATTACAACTTCTGTCTGAGTCCGAAAAAAAGTTAGTCAAAGGTTTTATCATTAATAAATTTAGAGGCAACAAAGCCCTTTTGAAAAATGGACTGCGTTTTCTGGAAAAAGAATCAGGTAAAAAAGTGGTTGGTGTTGTTCCTTATTATGATGACATAAAACTGCCTCAAGAAGATTCCCTGTTTTTTGACCAGCCTAAAAAAAGCAGGGTTAAAGAAGACGCAATAAAGATAGTTGTGGTCAGGCTGCCGCATATCTCTAACTTTACTGATTTTGATGTCTTTGAACAGGAAGAAGTGGATTTTGAGTATAGCGTTGATATAAATGATATAAAAAAGGCAGACTGTATTATTTTACCAGGAAGTAAGAATACCTGCGATGATTTAGAGTTTCTTTATGAGAAAGGAATTGTTGAGGTAATAAAACAAAAGGCAGAGCAAGGTTGTGTTATCGTAGGAATTTGCGGCGGCTATCAGATGCTTGGCAACAATATCCGTGATACCTTTGGCGTGGAAGGTAAAAAGAGTGTTCAAGGACTGGGATTGCTTGATATGGAGACGCAATTTAATAAGGAAAAGAACACCTATCTGGTGCAAGCCAAAGATTTAACCAGAAATCTCCTCATCAACGGTTATGAAATCCATCATGGTCTAACTAAAATTAATGGTTCGTATTTATTTTTAATTATCAAACGCGGGGACAAAAAAGTGCATATTAAAGATGGAGCAGTAAATTATGCGGGTAATGTCTGGGGGACCTATATTCACGGACTTTTTGATAATCATTTATTTCGACATAATTTCTTAAATGAGCTGAGAAAAAAAAGGGGGTTGCCCATTAAACAAGTGATGGGTGAATTTTCTCAAGATAAGGAATATGATAAACTTGCTGATTTGTTACGAGAAAATCTTGAGATGGAATTTATAAAGGAAATAATCGGTGTCTATAATGGCTAA
- a CDS encoding C1 family peptidase, giving the protein MNLKLITSIVIGLMLSCQLVFGQDAELSAIKKAIKSKGTSWTAGETDVSKLSKEARKRLCGAIIVPQTKPSITVKSTKVLPDIWDWRNANGYNWTTPIRNQGACGSCVAFGAIGALEPLARIEANNPLLSIDLSEQHLFSCGGGLCDYGWYPSSAANYLRDSGTPDEACYPYISGNGNDYPCANTCPDWEDRVTQISQWNWVTNNVDSIRGALFQTPLSTTMAVYTDFFFYESGVYEYSWGVLEGYHQIAFVGYNNIEGYWICKNSWGTGWGEDGWFRIRYGESSIGNSTILMSGTTPPQALSLDIILNGATFTTGNILTANAHVTNDDTADVLDAKVWVKFPDNSLISILNLPGVTIGANANFEAPLLSYTLNGSEPHGNYEFGGRFLHYITGDIVCEDIEPFSVY; this is encoded by the coding sequence ATGAATTTAAAGTTAATAACAAGTATAGTTATAGGATTAATGCTGTCCTGTCAGTTAGTCTTTGGACAGGATGCAGAGTTATCGGCAATAAAAAAGGCAATCAAGTCAAAAGGAACAAGTTGGACAGCAGGAGAAACAGATGTTTCCAAACTCTCTAAAGAGGCAAGAAAAAGGTTATGCGGGGCAATAATTGTTCCTCAAACCAAACCATCAATCACGGTAAAATCTACAAAGGTTTTACCCGATATCTGGGACTGGCGAAATGCAAATGGATATAACTGGACGACCCCTATTCGCAATCAGGGGGCTTGTGGAAGTTGTGTTGCCTTTGGGGCGATTGGTGCTTTAGAGCCTTTAGCGCGTATCGAAGCAAATAACCCACTTCTATCTATTGACCTTTCAGAACAACACTTGTTTTCCTGTGGTGGTGGGTTATGTGACTACGGATGGTATCCCTCATCGGCGGCAAATTATCTGAGAGACTCCGGAACTCCTGATGAGGCGTGTTATCCCTATATTTCAGGTAATGGTAATGATTATCCCTGTGCAAATACCTGTCCTGATTGGGAAGATAGGGTTACACAAATTAGTCAATGGAATTGGGTGACAAATAATGTGGATAGCATCCGCGGGGCACTATTTCAAACACCTTTATCCACGACAATGGCAGTATATACTGATTTCTTTTTCTACGAGAGTGGAGTCTATGAATACTCATGGGGAGTTCTTGAAGGATACCACCAGATTGCTTTTGTTGGTTACAACAACATAGAAGGATATTGGATATGCAAGAATAGCTGGGGAACAGGCTGGGGTGAAGATGGTTGGTTTAGAATAAGATATGGAGAGTCTTCAATTGGCAACAGCACAATCCTTATGTCAGGCACAACACCACCTCAAGCACTATCACTGGATATTATTCTAAACGGTGCGACCTTTACCACAGGAAATATCTTAACTGCTAACGCCCATGTGACTAACGATGATACAGCTGATGTCCTTGATGCAAAGGTATGGGTTAAGTTTCCAGATAATTCGTTAATATCTATACTTAACCTGCCAGGGGTCACAATTGGTGCAAATGCTAATTTTGAAGCACCATTATTAAGTTATACCCTCAATGGTAGTGAACCTCATGGTAACTATGAATTTGGCGGGAGATTCTTACATTATATCACCGGCGATATTGTTTGTGAAGATATCGAACCATTTTCTGTTTATTAA
- the cbpA gene encoding modified peptide precursor CbpA, with protein sequence MMEKPKAKDKKDVIAFRKKCKAKGTGLSHYILLDKK encoded by the coding sequence ATGATGGAAAAACCAAAAGCCAAAGACAAAAAAGATGTTATTGCCTTTCGCAAAAAATGTAAGGCTAAAGGCACAGGTCTTTCACATTACATTCTCCTCGATAAGAAGTAA